In Flavobacterium cerinum, one genomic interval encodes:
- a CDS encoding DUF4180 domain-containing protein: protein MKIVPHQVNGIRIAEVISDESIITNVEEALQLLVDLYYQEFDKVILYEKNITQDFFDLKTKMAGEILQKFSNYRMQLTIVGDFEKYPGKSLKAFIYECNKGQSVNFVANLAAAF from the coding sequence ATGAAAATAGTACCCCATCAGGTTAACGGGATCCGAATAGCAGAAGTTATTTCGGATGAATCAATCATTACCAATGTTGAGGAAGCGTTACAATTGTTAGTTGATTTGTATTATCAGGAATTTGATAAGGTAATCCTGTATGAAAAAAATATCACACAGGATTTTTTTGATCTTAAAACTAAAATGGCCGGTGAAATCCTTCAAAAATTTTCCAATTATCGTATGCAACTAACCATTGTAGGTGATTTTGAAAAGTATCCAGGTAAAAGCCTTAAAGCTTTTATCTACGAATGTAACAAAGGACAATCGGTAAATTTTGTTGCGAATCTTGCGGCTGCATTTTAA
- a CDS encoding GNAT family N-acetyltransferase: MSVIVRPVTENDIPQVLDIINYEILNSVSIYDYEPRTLDQQRAIIQEKQTKEFPFLVAVYDDIVAGFATYGDFRFKEGYRFTVEHSVYLHHEHQGKGLGKILLESLIKIAKEQQKHTMIAVIDAENAGSIQFHQRMGFEIAGTLRESGYKFDRWLDSVFLQLFL, from the coding sequence ATGTCTGTTATCGTACGACCTGTAACTGAAAATGATATTCCGCAAGTATTGGATATTATTAACTATGAAATTCTGAATAGTGTTTCCATTTATGATTATGAACCGAGGACATTAGACCAACAGCGGGCTATCATACAAGAGAAACAGACAAAGGAATTTCCCTTTCTGGTGGCGGTTTACGATGATATCGTAGCGGGTTTTGCTACTTACGGCGACTTCCGGTTTAAAGAAGGCTATCGTTTTACTGTTGAGCATTCCGTTTATCTGCACCACGAACATCAGGGTAAAGGACTGGGAAAAATATTATTAGAATCGTTGATCAAAATCGCAAAAGAACAACAAAAGCATACGATGATTGCTGTAATTGATGCCGAAAATGCCGGTAGCATACAATTTCATCAGAGAATGGGATTTGAAATCGCCGGTACCTTAAGGGAAAGCGGCTATAAATTTGACCGTTGGCTGGATTCGGTATTTCTGCAATTATTTTTATAA
- a CDS encoding DMT family transporter translates to MLLQPEIRVVLLKQFLKTNYNFFFSFFFMSSIIKGFILAILAATLWGVSGTFGQFLFQQRGINVEWLITVRMLVSGCILLLFARFGEKSDLGSIWKNKKDAIQLIIFSTTGMLAVQYTYFAAIMHSNAATATVLQYSGPVFIAIYLAAKNKKLPRPVEYLAIALAVGGTFLLVTHGNIHSLAISGTALFFGLASAVALAIYTLQPIALLSRYKSSVIIGWGMLLGGIAFSFIKAPWSVEGQWDTQTYLYTAFIVLFGTLIAFYSYLTAVQIIGGQKASLLASAEPLSATIMAVLWLQVPFTAIDWMGSICIISTIFLLSKKS, encoded by the coding sequence ATGTTATTGCAGCCGGAAATCCGTGTCGTGTTATTAAAGCAATTCCTGAAAACGAATTATAATTTTTTCTTCTCTTTTTTCTTTATGTCATCCATCATAAAAGGTTTTATACTAGCCATTTTAGCGGCCACGCTATGGGGTGTTTCCGGTACTTTCGGGCAATTTTTGTTTCAGCAAAGAGGTATTAATGTCGAATGGCTTATTACCGTTCGGATGTTGGTTTCCGGTTGTATTCTGTTACTTTTTGCCCGTTTTGGTGAAAAATCGGATTTAGGGTCGATCTGGAAAAATAAAAAAGATGCCATTCAGTTGATTATTTTTAGTACCACCGGTATGTTAGCGGTACAATACACGTATTTTGCAGCTATTATGCATTCGAATGCGGCGACTGCTACCGTTTTACAATATTCCGGTCCGGTATTTATTGCCATTTATCTGGCGGCCAAAAACAAAAAACTACCTCGTCCTGTGGAATATCTGGCGATTGCTCTTGCTGTGGGCGGAACTTTCCTACTGGTAACACACGGAAATATTCATAGTCTGGCGATTTCCGGAACGGCTTTATTTTTCGGACTCGCTTCTGCTGTCGCACTGGCTATTTATACTTTACAACCAATAGCCTTATTAAGTCGGTATAAATCGTCCGTTATTATCGGTTGGGGAATGTTATTGGGTGGTATTGCTTTTTCTTTTATAAAAGCTCCCTGGTCAGTTGAAGGACAATGGGATACGCAAACCTATTTGTATACTGCTTTTATTGTATTGTTCGGAACGTTAATTGCTTTTTACAGCTATCTGACAGCCGTACAAATAATCGGTGGTCAAAAAGCGAGTTTATTAGCTTCCGCCGAACCTTTATCGGCAACCATTATGGCTGTATTGTGGTTACAGGTTCCTTTTACTGCGATAGACTGGATGGGTAGTATTTGTATTATTTCGACGATATTTTTGTTAAGTAAGAAAAGTTAA
- a CDS encoding phytanoyl-CoA dioxygenase family protein, whose product MKIKEDNNRAISELGFTTISEVYSNEEIDRMIELIAKTDTTKDTFRKSKELFAVRQFLKEIPEIHTLVFNENLKQIIKDYFGKDYFVVKSIYFDKPETSNWYVAYHQDLTISVDQKIEINDFGPWTVKQNQFAVQPPVSVLENIFTIRIHLDDTDEHNGALKVIDKSHAKGIYRPETIDWNTETETICSVPKGGVMIMKPLLLHGSNRTTNQKRRRVIHIEFSDVQLPEGLNWSERIN is encoded by the coding sequence ATGAAAATAAAAGAAGATAATAACCGTGCGATTTCCGAATTAGGATTTACAACTATTTCAGAAGTGTATTCCAATGAAGAAATCGATAGGATGATTGAATTGATAGCAAAAACAGATACAACAAAAGACACATTTAGAAAGTCAAAAGAATTGTTTGCCGTACGGCAGTTTTTAAAGGAGATTCCGGAGATTCATACCTTGGTTTTTAACGAAAATCTAAAGCAGATTATAAAAGACTATTTCGGTAAAGATTATTTTGTAGTTAAAAGTATTTACTTCGATAAACCGGAAACGTCAAACTGGTATGTCGCGTACCATCAGGATTTAACCATTTCAGTTGATCAAAAGATTGAAATTAACGACTTCGGACCGTGGACCGTAAAGCAAAATCAATTTGCTGTTCAACCGCCGGTATCGGTTTTAGAGAATATTTTTACGATTCGAATACATCTTGATGATACAGACGAGCATAACGGTGCCTTAAAGGTTATTGATAAATCGCATGCCAAAGGGATTTATCGTCCGGAAACGATCGATTGGAATACGGAAACCGAAACAATTTGCAGTGTTCCCAAAGGTGGCGTTATGATTATGAAACCTTTATTGCTGCACGGTTCAAACAGAACAACCAATCAGAAGAGAAGAAGGGTAATTCACATTGAATTTTCCGATGTACAATTACCGGAAGGCTTAAATTGGTCGGAACGAATCAATTAA
- a CDS encoding DUF6642 family protein has product MEDDKFIYCLEAVRDIEKEITTEVYRNLEKLAVEQGIDSIYKVCDTIEGMEESLNALLYDDHNFKNYEIIYLVMQGKENNICLNGYYYSMEEIAELFEGKMKGKILHFANAKILDLNDEEAQYFLDITGARAISGYGVMHPTITSSNLDRIFFSLFEEDDNLIDIVETLHEKQYALCKLLDFRLYY; this is encoded by the coding sequence ATGGAAGATGACAAATTTATCTATTGCCTTGAAGCCGTTCGGGACATTGAAAAGGAGATCACAACTGAGGTATATCGGAATCTGGAAAAACTCGCTGTTGAACAGGGAATAGACAGCATTTATAAAGTATGTGACACGATCGAAGGAATGGAAGAGAGCCTGAATGCATTGCTTTACGATGATCATAATTTTAAAAACTACGAAATCATTTACCTGGTTATGCAGGGAAAAGAAAATAATATCTGTCTTAACGGCTATTATTATAGTATGGAAGAAATTGCGGAGTTGTTTGAAGGGAAAATGAAAGGAAAAATACTGCATTTTGCCAATGCCAAGATATTGGATTTAAATGATGAAGAGGCGCAATACTTTCTGGATATTACCGGAGCACGGGCGATTTCCGGTTATGGCGTAATGCATCCTACAATAACGAGTAGTAATCTGGATCGGATTTTCTTTAGTTTATTTGAAGAAGATGATAACTTAATCGATATCGTGGAAACTTTACACGAAAAACAATATGCGTTATGTAAATTATTGGATTTTAGATTGTATTACTAG
- a CDS encoding glutathione peroxidase, whose amino-acid sequence MKKLLFACSVLALFSCQIQAQNTAKTASTEKLAAMNTESIYQFKVKDIEGKTFDFSKLKGKKIMVVNTASECGLTPQYEQLQKLYTQYKDKNLIIVGFPANNFGAQEPGSNKEIATFCSKNYGVTFPMMEKISVKGEDMHPLYHFLTEKSKNGLQDSQVEWNFQKYLINEKGNLVKVISPKTLPDSKEVIDWITKG is encoded by the coding sequence ATGAAAAAATTATTGTTTGCCTGTTCGGTATTGGCACTTTTTAGTTGTCAGATTCAGGCACAAAATACAGCAAAAACAGCATCAACCGAAAAACTAGCCGCTATGAATACAGAAAGTATTTACCAGTTTAAAGTTAAAGACATCGAAGGAAAAACATTTGATTTCTCAAAACTGAAAGGAAAAAAAATAATGGTAGTAAATACCGCTTCTGAATGCGGATTAACACCACAATATGAACAATTACAAAAATTGTATACGCAATACAAAGACAAGAATTTGATAATTGTAGGTTTTCCGGCTAACAATTTCGGTGCTCAGGAACCCGGATCAAATAAAGAAATTGCCACTTTCTGCTCTAAGAACTATGGTGTAACGTTCCCGATGATGGAAAAAATATCCGTAAAAGGAGAGGATATGCACCCGTTATACCACTTTTTAACGGAAAAATCGAAAAACGGATTACAAGACAGTCAGGTAGAATGGAACTTTCAGAAATACCTGATCAATGAAAAAGGAAATCTGGTAAAAGTAATCAGTCCGAAAACATTACCGGACAGTAAAGAAGTAATTGACTGGATTACTAAAGGATAA
- a CDS encoding sugar O-acetyltransferase, which yields MTEKEKMLSGAYYTYINAELSAERDIAEDLVTDYNRLHPKEEEARAAIIRELFGSAGENFSIKQPFYCDYGYNIHVGDNFFSNFNFTVLDEAEVRIGNNVLIAPNVSIYTVNHAVNVAERNAGIEYAKPVHIADNVWIGGNTVILQGVTIGENSIIGAGSVVTKSIPANVIAAGNPCRVIKAIPENEL from the coding sequence ATGACTGAAAAAGAAAAAATGCTCTCCGGAGCTTATTATACCTACATTAATGCAGAACTTAGTGCCGAACGTGATATCGCCGAAGATCTGGTAACTGATTATAACCGTTTACATCCGAAAGAGGAAGAAGCCCGAGCAGCCATTATCCGGGAATTATTCGGTTCTGCCGGGGAAAATTTCAGCATCAAACAACCGTTTTATTGCGATTACGGTTATAATATTCACGTGGGTGACAATTTCTTTTCCAATTTTAATTTTACCGTTCTGGATGAAGCCGAAGTTCGTATTGGCAATAACGTACTAATTGCTCCTAATGTTAGTATTTATACTGTAAACCATGCGGTAAACGTTGCAGAACGAAATGCCGGAATTGAATACGCGAAACCGGTTCATATTGCTGATAATGTTTGGATTGGCGGTAATACCGTGATTTTACAAGGTGTGACTATTGGCGAAAATTCAATTATCGGAGCCGGAAGTGTCGTTACCAAAAGTATTCCTGCCAATGTTATTGCAGCCGGAAATCCGTGTCGTGTTATTAAAGCAATTCCTGAAAACGAATTATAA
- a CDS encoding DinB family protein, translating into MENVLAKQIAKQFRDLHFGDNWVAVNFKSVLEDITWEQATTRIYDLNTIAVLVFHVNYYVSAVLKVLEGGPLEASDKNSFDLPPITSEAEWEALKEKLFSEAEAFASRIEQLDDTRFFELFIDGKYGNYHRNLVGIMEHTYYHMGQISLIRKILNQTTNQ; encoded by the coding sequence ATGGAAAACGTATTAGCAAAACAAATCGCAAAACAATTCCGTGATTTACATTTCGGAGATAACTGGGTGGCTGTAAATTTTAAATCGGTATTGGAAGATATAACCTGGGAACAGGCAACAACCCGTATTTATGATTTGAATACGATTGCGGTTTTGGTTTTTCATGTCAATTATTATGTCAGCGCTGTTTTAAAAGTTTTGGAAGGCGGACCTTTAGAAGCGAGTGATAAAAATAGTTTTGATCTTCCTCCGATTACTTCAGAAGCAGAGTGGGAAGCGTTAAAAGAAAAACTATTTTCAGAAGCGGAAGCATTTGCAAGCCGAATCGAACAATTGGATGATACTCGTTTTTTCGAACTTTTTATTGATGGAAAATACGGGAACTATCATCGTAATTTAGTCGGAATAATGGAACATACCTACTATCATATGGGACAGATTTCATTAATCCGAAAAATTTTAAATCAAACAACGAATCAATGA
- a CDS encoding Lrp/AsnC family transcriptional regulator, with product METLDKFDLAILKVLQKDNLTPQRTIGESIGLSAAAVQRRIKRMRETGVIAADITVVDREKAGRMITLFVEVKLESEQLELIDQAKSSFLKAPEVQQCYYVTGETDFVLVIISPSMHDYEQLTRRLFFSNKNIKSFRTSVALDIVKQGLEIPLDL from the coding sequence TTGGAAACATTGGATAAATTTGATTTAGCGATTTTAAAAGTGCTGCAAAAAGATAATCTTACGCCCCAGCGAACAATCGGGGAAAGTATTGGATTATCGGCGGCGGCTGTACAACGACGGATTAAACGAATGCGGGAAACCGGAGTGATTGCTGCTGACATTACAGTTGTCGACAGGGAAAAAGCCGGTAGAATGATCACTTTATTTGTGGAAGTAAAACTGGAAAGTGAACAATTGGAGTTGATCGATCAGGCTAAAAGTAGTTTTCTGAAAGCACCGGAAGTACAACAATGCTATTATGTTACCGGAGAAACCGATTTTGTTCTGGTGATTATTTCACCTTCGATGCATGATTATGAACAGTTGACCAGAAGATTGTTTTTTAGTAATAAAAACATCAAAAGTTTTCGGACTAGCGTAGCATTGGATATCGTAAAACAAGGATTGGAAATACCGTTGGATTTATAA